The sequence GGCCGTCGCCGGTGTCGCCTGCCGCAGGTTGGCCATCTCCTCGCGCAGCTGCACCACCTGGGTGCCCAGAGCCACGAGGCCGCAGGCCATGGCGGCCATGCCGAGTTGGGCGGGTCGCAACGGCCAGCGCCGGGCCTGCTCCTCGGTCCGCGGCTGATGACGGTTCTGCTCGGATTGCAACAGGCGGCGGCGCAGCCGGGCGGGCGGGGTTGCGTCATTGGGCAGGGCCATGGGCAGCAGCTCCAGGGTCAGCCGCAGTTCATCTAGCTGGCTCTGCAGGTGAGGGTCACTGGCGAGGGTCTTCCGCAGCTCCTGCCGCTCGCCTTCATCAAGGTCGCCGAGCACGTAGCCGGCCATCAGTTCATTGAGCTGGGGATGGGAGTCGTGGCGATCAGGTCGGTTGGGATCAAGGGCGGCCATGGTGATCGGCGGCGGTGGGGGAGGGGGCGAGGGCGTTGAGGGAACTGGAGGAGAAATCCATAAGATGGCCACGCAGGGCAAGCAGGCCCTGGCGGGAGCGTGTCTTCACCGTGCCCAGGGGTATCTGCAGGTGTTCGGCGATCGTCGACTGACTCATGCCCTCGTAGTAGGCCAGTTCCAGTACCTGGCGCTGGTTGGGGTGAATGCGTGCCAGGGCGCTGCGCATGCGCTCGGCCAGATCCCCCAGCTCCGCCCAGTCGTGGGGGCTGCGGGTGTGCCCGCCTAGAAGCTGGGTAGACCAGCGCTGCAGCAGATGCCAGCGATTGCGTTGCTGGCTGAGGCGGTTGATCGCCATCGAGCGGGTGAGCAGCAGCAGGTAGGCGAGCACCGGCCCGCGGCTGGCGTCGTAGCGCTCTTGGCGCCAGTAGCGCAGGAAAACGTCCTGCAAAAGATCTTCCGCCGCGGCGCTGTCGCGGCAGAGACGCAGCGCCAAGCGGTAGACAGCAGGGCTGTAGGCGTCGTAGAGGCCGGCCAGATCGTCGGGCGGCGGTGGCGAGAGTTTGTAATCGTTGACGACCATGCAGCGAACTGGGATCTGTAGGTTCTACCAGCTGCTTGTGGGATTGGTTTTAAGTCTGTGGCTTCTACCCATCCTGCGATCGGTTGCTGCTTGGGTCGCACCTTGATCAGCTTTGCTGGGTGAACAGGGCTATGGGTTTGGATTCATTCTGGAGGGTCGGTGTGCAGTGGCAGCATTGGACGAAAGCAATGTGCTGGCTATGGCCTGCTGTGATCTTGGTGAGGGACTGCGAAATCGATCTCCTAGAAGTCTTTCCCAATCACTGATCATTAGGGATGGTAAGTTTGTACGGCTTAGTTTTTTCTCCCAATTAACTTCTCCCAATTCGGACGAATCTAAGTATCGGCTTTCCGCAGTATTTAACGCTTTTGTTGGTTACTTAGAGATTCATCAGCCTCGGCTTCCATAGGCTTAATCAGCTATTGGACACAGATTCCGGCAGGCCGCGAGCGGACTCAATTTTTATTTTGCCAGTTGCCCAACTGAATTTGGTGTGTTTTGTAACCGTCTCATGGGACTGAATGGCTGGCCAATCGCATATTGGCAAGGCGCTCGACACCTTGCTTTGTTTGCAGTCTCGATCAATGAGAACGACTCAGGTAGAGGGTGTTTGCTCGCTCTCGCGGACCTCTACTCTAGAGCCTGGGTGTGGGGTGTGCTTAATCCACCTACTCGGGTAGTTAAATCTAGGCCCTGCGAAACTTGGCTTAGAATTTATATTTTAAGTGAGCGCTAGCAGAGGCCGACATGTTGCATATAAATCACCATTTTCCCCCTGCCTCGCCCAGCGCAGCGCTGACTTTCTGATCGCGGTTGTGCGCCCTAGCCGGCAAGCAACCGGCAGGTGAAACTGGATAGTCATCTCACGTGGACTTTCGAGCGATTCAGTCACCTGAGTTGATGGCCGAGCAGTAGCCCGGAGATACCACGATCCGCGCCATGCGCAGACATGGCATCAGCAATGGCAGGCCGTATGACGATATCTGTCACAACGTATTTGCTTAGCGTACCTATCGGTGCGACACGAGTTTGCTGACTTGTGCCAAGGCCCTGTTGCAGATCGTTTCCGATTGGTGGTGAATCGATATAGCAGGCACTGGGATCGTGACGGGCCTATGCGGGAAGTTTCCAACCGCTATCGGGAGGATCATGGAGTAATAACCCCGGCCGCGCCAAGCTGGGCAGCCTGGCGAGCAAAACCCTTCGATCTGATGGGATTTGGTCGATCACTGAGGTCATCGCTGCCCTCGCTTACGTCATCAATGGACTGCTAAACAGGCAGGTAAGGTAAAGCCCCTATAATTACTTGTAATAGGCCTTAGATTTATTGTATTATTGAGAGACAATGTTATAGGCTGAATATATCTTAATAAGTCTAGCCGCTCCCTTGTTGTATCTTCATGCGGTGTAATCGTGATGGTTGTCAAAAGAGCTCACTTGCGTGATCCGGTCGTTTCGGATCTGGGAATTTTGCTTTGGCTTGCTGTGGCATGCAGGTGACGTTGCGGCAGATGCGGGAGGGCTTTGTGTGCCTGATTCATATCGACTATGC is a genomic window of Cyanobium sp. Tous-M-B4 containing:
- a CDS encoding anti-sigma factor domain-containing protein produces the protein MAALDPNRPDRHDSHPQLNELMAGYVLGDLDEGERQELRKTLASDPHLQSQLDELRLTLELLPMALPNDATPPARLRRRLLQSEQNRHQPRTEEQARRWPLRPAQLGMAAMACGLVALGTQVVQLREEMANLRQATPATASRTLALRGTSGHAGISGKVVVSPGQDHNLLLVRGLPPAPPTHVYRLWANVNGRTKGCVRFVPNADGSVAMPIPTQPSSQAQALSITLEPLQPDGSTPDGPELLTSV
- a CDS encoding sigma-70 family RNA polymerase sigma factor, translating into MVVNDYKLSPPPPDDLAGLYDAYSPAVYRLALRLCRDSAAAEDLLQDVFLRYWRQERYDASRGPVLAYLLLLTRSMAINRLSQQRNRWHLLQRWSTQLLGGHTRSPHDWAELGDLAERMRSALARIHPNQRQVLELAYYEGMSQSTIAEHLQIPLGTVKTRSRQGLLALRGHLMDFSSSSLNALAPSPTAADHHGRP